Part of the Oryzias melastigma strain HK-1 linkage group LG24, ASM292280v2, whole genome shotgun sequence genome, AATAGTTTGAAAGACTTTCGTTCATCTTATCAAACTCTTGACGAAGGCGGGAAACATCCAGGACAGATCTGGATACTATAAATACTGGAAAAACTCGCTGATGTTactattttttcctcaaaacaaataattttttagTTTCTGAAACACTAATTGATTCCAGAGCAGCTTTTTCCCGCCAACAATCACAGGCTGCAGTAGAGGAGGGTCATTCTGAGGATGTGGGGATCGATCTAATTCAGGGATAGTAGAACCGCGGATATTATTACCAACACTTAATCTTGAAATGTTGTATTACAGAAATACACTTtctttagttaaatgtataataaaacataaaacggAGACTTTGGCAAATAGAAATGTTTATGAACATACATCAAAAATAGAACATGTGTATTAATGACAAAATaggaaagaaaacattaaaaaaagtaaaaatgtaacaaaaatgtaagtaaaacagcataataaacatgtatttaaaaaactaaaagcagtaataaatgatcaaagtcagtagtgaaaaaagaaaacattaaaagtaaacAGAAGACTCATGAGATGTTGTAGAAGCCGTCAGACTGTGGAGATCCTGGTGGATCTGAAGTTTCTGAAGGACACGCCACTTTGGTTTCATGCTGAGCTGAAAGAGTTTTCAGAATGTTCCCGTTTCAGCTGAAATCTGCTTCAGGCTCTGACGTTTGTCCCCCTTAGGAAAGCATGGCGCCGTGGTGGACGCTCCTCTTCTTGGTGTCCATGGCGCCGCAGACACTCGGTCAAAGTGGAGACGATGACGGAGGTTCAGGCTTCCTCTCTGGAAACTCCTCGCTCCGTGCTGTCGGCGACGAGCCCGGCGGGGTGAGAAGGGACCCGGTTGGAGCGGCGTCTCCACCTCTCAGCTCCGAGGCTCTGCAGGATCCGTGCTCCGTCCGCTTCAGCACCCGGCCGTCAGCCCAGAAGCTGCAGAGAGAGGAGATGGCCGTCCTGCAGGCCATCCAGCGCCGAAACAAGGAGGTGATGGAGCGGCTGGAGCACTACGTGGAGGCGGAGCTTAGTGACCAGAGTTATGAAGACGTGATCAAGGAAAACATCGTCGGCGTTCAAGACGACCTCAAAGTCTGCAGCATGGAGGTGGAGAAGGCCGAGGAGGACCTGGAGAGGGAGCTGGAGGGAGAAACGACGGACTCCATCGCTGTGATGCAGAAGTGAGTATGAAGGGAGGAAGAAAGTCCCATGAAACGGGAAGAAAGGCTCAGCTTGGATCGTGTAGACAAGTCAGGAACGTCTTAGTGTTCGAGGAGACGTTTCTCTAAAGGGTTTAACTCACAAAAACATCATTCAACCACGAACACAAGGCTCAGACAACCAGCCAGGACACCAAACGGGCCCACACTTCAATGTACAGAACCTGATTACTGAAgagcaggcagctgtgactgcttagGAGGAGAATGGGCGGAGTCTCAGCTGCCTgctcagaagaaaaagaaaaaacctaaaaagacaATACAGAACATGACAGCAGCAGGCAGAAACATGATCAAAGTCgtttttacagaaatgaaaaatcatttttaaaagtttaaatcaaaacataaatCTTTTAATGTTCTTAACCTCTTCATGTGTTGTATTTAATCCAGGacttaatttaaaatgaccttaaaacaaagaaaaacattttaaaaatttaaatttaaatatctaaaagtaAATTCAGGAATGAAGCggtaaaaaatgttctgtaaGAAGAAATTATTTACAGTGTGAATCCATCAAAATCTAACACGGAACTCCTAAAGAGAAGAGACTAGAATGGTTTCATGTTTCGATCTTGTCCTTCCTCGTCTTAACGCTGAGACCTGCTGTCCGTCCAGAATCAGAACCGAGTCGTCCGCCGTGGACGGCCTGCTGCAGGCTACAGAGGGCGTGGCCCGCCGGCTGGAGAGCTCGTGGCAGAACCTGGAAGCTTCCTTCTCCAGAACCAGCACCAAACTGCACCGCTGAAGACCCGGCCCGTCTCAGCAGAGACCAGAACCATCCTGCAGTCATTGGATCAGAGACTGAAACCCAGTTCATGCTGAAACGCTCAAACTGCATTTCCTCACAAATGTCTCAACCTCCTACTTTCCATTCAGGCCTCATTTGTCGACGCGGGGAGGTCAAACAGAGCCGCTGAATATTTATGAATCCTGAGGAGGAAATGGAGCGGTACGCTGGTTCCAGGGCGGGAAGGGGGGTCAGGAGAGGCTCAGCCGAaccggggggtgggggggtctctGCTGCATCCAAACTGGAGAAAGTCCTTTGtaagcatttc contains:
- the si:ch211-142k18.1 gene encoding uncharacterized protein si:ch211-142k18.1; this translates as MAPWWTLLFLVSMAPQTLGQSGDDDGGSGFLSGNSSLRAVGDEPGGVRRDPVGAASPPLSSEALQDPCSVRFSTRPSAQKLQREEMAVLQAIQRRNKEVMERLEHYVEAELSDQSYEDVIKENIVGVQDDLKVCSMEVEKAEEDLERELEGETTDSIAVMQKIRTESSAVDGLLQATEGVARRLESSWQNLEASFSRTSTKLHR